TGGCGCGAGGGGCATGTGAGCTTTCGCAACCGCGAGCTGGCCAGCCTGATCGACGAGCTTGGCCTGTACCGCCAGCAACCGGTGTTGCTCGCCGACCCGGCACTGGGCCGCTACAAGGTGTCCGGCAACCTCGACGTGCAGGATCCGGATGCCCTGCTCAATGCGCTCCCGGCATTGCTGCCAGTCAAGACCACCCTGTTGGCGGACGGTCGACTGCGCATCGAACGGCGCTGAAAACAATAATTTGAGAATTTTTATCATTCGCAGGTGAGGAAGTTTCGCAACGCCGCGTCTTCCTCCTCGCCTGCCGCGTGATGGCGGGCCTTTTTCCGGCCTTTTGCCGTTTGGGGGAATCCATGTTGTCCGCGTTGCGTCCGTTGCACTGCCTGCCTGCCCGACCCACCCTGCTCGCCCTGTGCCTGGCCATGAGCCTGGCCGCCGAGGCGGCCCCGGTGGCCTTCGACCTGCCCGCCCAGCCACTGGCCCATTCACTGAGCCAGCTGGCACAGCAGGCCAAGGTCCAGCTGCTGTTCGACGAGGCGCTGCTCGGCAAGGCCCAGGCCCCGGCGCTCAAGGGCGACTTCGAAGCCGAGGCGGCCATCAGCCGCCTGCTCGTGGGCAGCCGTTTCAGCGTGGTGCGCATGGGCAGCACCTACGTGGTGCGCCTGCGCGAGGATGACCCGAGCGCCGACAACAGCATCCAGCTGGGCGCCTTGAGCATCGTCGGCGATGGCCAGCAGGTCGACCCCGGTAACGTCGGGCGCTCGACCCTGGACCAGGAGCAGATCGACCGTTACCAGCCAAGCAACATCCCCAGCGTCCTGGCCACCCTGCCCGGGGTGAACATGGGCGGCTCGGCCAAGCCCGGTGGCCAGACCATCAACATCTGGGGCCTGGGCGACGCCGAGGACGTGCCGATGACCGTCGATGGTGCGCCCAAGAGCGGCTTCGAGCGCTACCAGCAAGGCACGATCTTCATCGAGCCGGAGCTGATCAAGCACATCGAGGTCGAGAAAGGCCCGCACTCGGTCAAGACCGGCAATGGCGGCTTCGGTGGCAGCGTCAACATGGAAACCAAGGATGCCGGCGACCTGTTGCAGGAAGGCCGCAACAGCGGCGCCATGCTCAAGTACGGCTATGCCAGCAACGATCACCAGCAGATCTACAGCTCGGCCTTGTTCGGCCGTACCGATGACGGGCGCATCGACGGCCTGGTCTATTACACCAAGCGCGACGGCGGCAACCTGAAGATGGCCGACAGCCTGCCGGACCCGACCAACCAATGGCCGGTCAACCCCCAGCGCGTGCCCTACAGCGCCCTGGACCTGGACGGCGCGCTGCTCAAGACCAACATCCACTTCACCGACGAACACAGCCTGGGGCTGTCCTGGTCGCGCTCCGAGAGCGAACGCTGGACCACCTTCGCCTCCACCGCCTTCCCGGCGCCACCGAACGCGGCGGACATCAAGAAGTATGGCTACGACGGCGCGCTCAAGCGCTTCCTGGCCAACCGCACGACCATCGACACCACCTGGTCGGCCACCTACAAGTACCAGCCCATCGAAAACCCTTGGGTAGATTTGCAGGTGAAGTACTCCGAGTCCGACACCCAGCAGACCGACGAGCGTGACGCCACGGCGTTCTTCCAGCCAGCCACGGGCGGGCGCAAGATGGACACCGAGTACAAGGACCGCATGCTCGATGTGAAGAACACCAGCACCTTCCTCACCGGCCCCCTTGAGCACGCGCTCACGGCCGGCGTGCAGGTGCGCCGCCACGACCGCGACACGCAGATGTGGATGCCCGGCAAAACCTATGAAGTGCCCAAGTACAACTATGGCAACTTCCAACCCTACTTCATGCCCAGCGGCCAGGTCGACAGCCAGGGTTACTACCTGCAGGACGCCATCACCCTGGGCGACCTGACCATCACCCCGTCGCTGCGCTATGACCACGTCACCAACGAGGGCAAGCCCAACGACGCGCCTTACTACAACAACCCGGCGGCCGGCCATGACTACAGCGACAAGACCTACAGCGGCTGGTCGCCTCGCCTTTCGCTGTTCTGGAAGATGACCGAGCAGACCGCGCTGTTCGCCGACTACAGCAAGACCTGGCGCGCCCCGGTGCTCGACGAGCAGTATGAGGTGCAAGGCGTGGGCAGCCGTACCTCGACCAGCCGCGACCTCGACCCGGAACGCATCACCGGCATCCGCGTGGGCAGCATCAGCAACTTCTCCAACGTGTTCACCCAGGGTGACAGCGCCCAGGTGCGCACCATGCTGTTCCGCAACAAGATCACCGACGAGATCTTCAAGGCCACCGGCGTCGGCTGCCAGCAGCAGTTAGTCACCGGCGGCACCATTGCCAACACCTGCGGCAACGGCCTGATGGGCAACTACCGCAACATCGGCGACGTGGTCTACAAAGGCTTCGAGGTCGAGACATTCTACGACTCGACCTACCTGTTCGGCGCAGTGTCCTATTCGTGGATGGAGGGTCGCCACGAAGGCGCCTACACCAACCCCTGGGGGCCGGATGTATGGGCCAAGGATGTCCCGGCACCGAAGTGGATCACCACCCTGGGGGTGAAGATTCCGGCCTGGGATGCCCGCGTGGGCTGGACCGCCCAGTTCGTCGGGGCCACGAACCACTTGCCCAGCGACAAGTACTTCGAGGGCCCGGCCAGTGCATTGGGTGACCGCTACTACGACAACTTCGGCAATGAGAAGTACGAGATCCACGGCCTGTTCGCCAACTGGAAACCCCAGCAGGCGTACCTGAAAGGCACCGAGGTGAACCTGACGGTCGACAACCTGTTCAACAAGGCCATCCGGCCCGAGCTGTCTGGAGAGAACGCCTACACCGTCGGGCGCAACGCCAAGATCAGTGTCACGCGGTTTTTCTGAGGCTGTCGATCAGGGGCGATGCGATGGAATGCATCGCCCACCCGTTCAGCATTCACCCTCACCACATACCCGATCGTGCGCCGCGACAACGTTCACCCGCATCGCAGCAAGGGCCAGGTCGACGATGTCCTGGGCCACCGTGCAGGTGCCTCGCGCCTGCATCCAGCAAAGGATATCGGCCAGGTGCCAGATCGAGGCCGTGCCTTCGTGTACCGGCGCCGGAAAGCTGTAGGGATGGGTGAGCATGAGCTTGCGCATGTTCTGCCGGGAAACCCCCACCAGTTGCGCCACATCGGTCAGCCCTACCAGATCGGGGGCGGCCTCGATCAACCGGGCTTGCGGGGCAACCCGCCGGACATCCGCCAAGGCGCTGTGAAGGGCGTCTTGCGCGCACCCGGCCTGCCGGGTGAAGAACAAGGCCATCCTGCCGGGCAGGCCAGTCCCCACGACGGCGTCATCACAGCCAGCCTCCCCCAGTTGCTCGACCAACGCGTCGACATCCTCACCATCGACCAGTTGGTACTTCAGGGTGAATTCGTATTCCATCGTCATGGCTCCACTCGGCTTCGCGACTTGAGGTTCACACCCTTCGACGTGCAGTTGTCCACGACCCTGCGCAACTGGCGGGCAAAGGTGCCTGGGTTTCGGGGCGTGCTCCAGATACTGGTGATGCAGAACTCACCACAACGGCATTCGAGATCGTTGTTGGGGCAGTAGATCCGCCCCCAGCAATGGCCGCCGCCCACCACGACTCGCCAGCCCTGCGCCTCGGCGTGCTTCAGCGTCTGCTCGATTTCCTTGCTGGGGTGGGTGAGGCGGGCCATCGATTGCGCTCCAGTATGGGCAGGGGAACAGGGTTGTCAAGTGACAACCAAAAGACACCGACGAGTGTCTTCCCGACCCAGCCTAGAATCTGCGGCGCGCCCAAAAGCCCCATTCCTTCAGCTTGGGATAAGGCCTATGGGAAACAGGGAATTTGCGCAAACAAGGGCAGCGTTGCAACAGCCTCTGAAACAGGCAACGGGCTATCCGACAATCAACCCGTCGGCCTGCAACAGGGTTTCCAGGCAATGCTCCCGGACCCCATAGAACGCCTTCAACTGGCCGATCTTTTCCAGCAACGCGGTGTTGTCCTGCGGCTGTCGGCGCTTGACCGCGAGGATCATCTTGTTCTTGTTGGTGTGCTCCAACGAAATGAACTCGAAGACCTTGGTCTCGTAGCCACAGGCCTCGAGGTACAGTGCACGCAGGCTGTCGGTAAGCATCTCGGCTTGCTGGCCCAGATGCAGGCCGTACTGCAGCATCGGCTGCAGCATGCCTGGGCTGTGCAGTTGCGGACGGATCTGCTTGTGGCAGCACGGCGAGCACATGATGATCGCGGCGTTGCAGCGGATACCGGTATGGATGGCGTAATCGGTGGCGATATCACAGGCGTGCAGGGCAATCATCACCTCGATGGCCTCGGGCACCACGCTGCGCACGTCGCCACATTCGAACACCAGCCCCGGGTGCTCCAGCCGTGCGGCTGCCGCATTGCACAGCTCGACCATGTCCTGGCGCAGTTCCACGCCTGTTACTTGCGCCTCACGCCCCAAGGTATTGCGTAGGTAGTCGTGCATGGCGAAGGTCAGGTAGCCCTTGCCCGAGCCGAAATCGGCCACCCGCAGGGGTTGCTGCGCGGTCACCGGGGCGCCGCTGAGGGCGTGGTCGAAGACTTCGATGAACTTGTTGATCTGCTTCCACTTGCGCGACATCGAGGGGATCAGCGCGCCTTGCGCATCGGTCACGCCCAAGTCGCGAAGGAAAGGCCGCGACAGCTCCAGGTAACGCTTCTTCTCCCGGTCATGCCCGCCTGTGGTTGCTTCGCGCGATGCCTGCTGGGCCAGGTGACGGCGCAGCATCGGCTTGCCCTTCTTGCTGAATTCCAGTTGCACTTCGCCGGTAGCGGTGAACAGGTGGGCGTTGCGAAAGCTCTCCGGCAGCAGGTCGGCGACCAGTGCCTGCGCCGGCTCCAGCGGCAGGTTGCGGGTGATGTCGCGGGTCTGGTGGCGGTAGACCAGTTGCAGGTTCATCTCGCCCTTGATCTGCACCGGCTTGGCGATGATCCGTTGCAGCGTCTGGTCGGCGCCGACATGGCGCGCCAGCACCAGCTTGCTCAGGCTGCCGTCGGCCAGGGCGTCGGCCAGCAGGTCGAGGAACTGGGCACGCGCGTCCGGCGTATTGGGGGCGGAGGAAGGGGAAGACATGGGGAACGGGTGCCTCGGAATGCGGGGGCGCTATGCGCAATGCCGCACATTCTACGTTGATGCAGGTCCCCCGCGAACCCCTGTGCATGGCACCGGCCATGCCGGTGTTCGCGGGTCAAGCCCGTTCCTACAGGGACCGCACCAACCTCAAGAGCGGCACTGAACCTGTAGGAGCCGGCTTTGCCGGCGAAAGGGCCACTGCAGGCAGCACAAGACGTTGTGCTGTGCACTCAGTCGAGAATCACTAACCGATTGGGCAGCTCATTACGCGCATGGGTCGGCGGCACATGCTCGCTGAGCAGTTCACCACAGGCCTCGATGCACTCGACGAACCCTTGCAACGTCCGCCCCTGGCGCACCTGTTCGGTGAACCGGGCTACGATGACCTCGCGCGCCTGCTCCGGCAGGTGCCGGGCGATGCCCTCGTCGACCAGGATCTCGACATGCCGCTCGGCTTCGCTGACAAAGATCAGCACCCCGGTGGCGCCAGCGGTGCGCTGCAGGTTGAGTTCGAGAAACTGCTGGCGGGCCAACCCAGAGGCGCGCCGGCGGCGCAGCACGGCAGGCACCACCCAGGCGGACAAGCGAGGGTGACGCAACAGCAGGCACAGGCTGATGAAGGTCAGCATCTGCGCCAGCAGCAGGCCATTGACCCCGATCCCGCCCAGCCACAGGTGCAGCACGCCGGGCACCAGCAACGCCAACAGGGCGGCCCAGAGCAACGGAAGATAGGGGAAGTCGTCGGCGCGGCGGGCCAGCACGGTCACCAGTTCCGCGTCGGTGCGCCGCTCGGCGCGGGCGATCGCCTCGGCGATCTGGCGCTGTTCGTATTCGGTCATGCCATCGTCTCTCGAGCGTTCTTATCGTTGTTATCCCGGCATCGGGGTGGCGAGAGTGTATCTCAACAAAGGCTTCATATAAGGCATAATCCGCGGCTGCGTCGGATCATGGATGAATGATCCCTAAAATCGCCAGTGGACACGACAACAACAGACGTACGAATAGTCTCGGCCTTTCGCCTCACTCAACAACGGAATTGATGATGAAACTGTCTTTGCTGGGCCTGGCCATGGGCCTTGCCAGTCAGGCGGCCCTTGCCGCCACCCCCGCCCCGCCCCTGCAGGACAAGCAGGCCTTCATCGACCATCTGATTGGCCAGATGACCGAAGCCGAGAAAATCGGCCAGTTGCGCCTGATCAGCATCGGCCCCGAAATGCCCCGCGAGAAGATCCGCGAGGAGATCGCCGCCGGGCGCATCGGCGGTACCTTCAACTCCCGTACCGCCCCCGAGAACCGGCCAATGCAGGACGCCGCCATGCGCAGCCGCCTGAAGATCCCGATGTTCTTCGCCTACGACACCATCCACGGTGAACGCACCATCTTCCCGATCGGCCTGGGCCTGGCCTCGTCCTGGGACATGGACGCCATCGCCAAGGTCGGCCGCACCTCGGCCATCGAGGCTGCCGCCGATTCCCTGGACATGACCTTCGCGCCGATGGTCGACATCGCCCGGGACCCGCGCTGGGGCCGCACCAGCGAAGGCTTTGGCGAAGACACCTACCTGACCTCGAAGATCGGCCAGGTGATGGTCAAGTCGTTCCAGGGCTCAAGCCCGGCCAACCCCGACAGCATCATGGCCATCGTCAAGCACTTCGCCCTGTACGGCGCGGTGGAAGGCGGACGCGACTACAACACGGTCGATATGAGCCTGACGAAGATGTACAACGACTACCTGCCCCCCTACCGCGCCGCGCTCGACGCCGGTGCCGGCGGGGTGATGGTGGCGTTGAACTCGATCAATGGCGTGCCGGCCACCTCCAACACCTGGCTGATGAACGACCTGCTGCGCAAGGAATGGGGCTTCAAGGGCGTGACCATCAGCGACCACGGCGCCATCCAGGAGCTGATCCGCCACGGCGTCGCCCGCGACGGCCGTGAGGCGGCCAAGCTGGCGATCAAGGCCGGCATCGACATGAGCATGAACGACACCCTCTACGGCGAAGAGCTGCCGGGGCTGCTGAAGTCCGGCGAAGTCAGCCAGGCCGAACTGGACCAGGCAGTGCGTGAGGTACTGGGCGCCAAGTACGACATGGGGCTGTTCAAAGACCCCTATGTGCGCATTCCCAAGGCCGAAACCGACCTGAAGGACTACTACGCCGACGACCGCCTGCACCGTGCCACCGCACGCGACGTGGCACGCCGTGGCCTGGTGCTGCTGGAGAACCGCGAGCAGACCCTGCCACTGAAAAAGGCCGGCACCATCGCCCTGGTCGGCCCCCTGGCCGATGCGCCGATCGACATGATGGGCAGCTGGGCAGCCGACGGTAAACCACAACACTCGGTCACCGTGCGCGAGGGCCTGCGCCGTGCCGTCGAAGGCAAGGCCAAGCTGGTCTACGCCAAGGGTTCGAACGTGACCGGCGACAAAGCCATGTTCGACTACCTGAACTTCCTCAACTTCGACGCCCCGGAAATCGTCAACGACCCACGCCCGGCCGCAGTATTGATCGACGAAGCGGTCAAGGCCGCGCAACAGTCGGACGTGGTGGTGGCCGTGGTCGGCGAGTCCCGTGGCATGTCCCATGAGTCGTCGAGCCGCACCACCCTGGAAATCCCGGCGGTGCAACGCGACCTGATCAAGGCGCTGAAAGCCACCGGCAAACCGCTGGTGCTGGTGCTGATGAACGGCCGCCCGTTGTCGATCGCCTGGGAACGCGAACAGGCCGACGCCCTCCTCGAAACCTGGTTCAGCGGCACCGAAGGCGGCAACGCCATCGCCGACGTGCTGTTCGGTGACTACAACCCATCCGGCCGCCTGGCCATCACCTTCCCGCGCTCGGTCGGGCAAATCCCGATGTACTACAACCACATGCGCATCGGCCGCCCGTTCACCCCCGGCAAGCCTGGCAACTACACCTCGCAGTACTTCGAAGAACCGAATGGCCCGCTGTATCCGTTCGGCTACGGCCTGAGCTACACCAGCTTCGACCTGTCGGGCCTGGCGCTGTCGCAGAAGGAACTCAAGCGTGGTGGCAACCTGCAGGCCAAGGTGACCGTGAAGAACACTGGCAAGCGCGATGGCGAGACCGTGGTGCAGTTGTACATTCAGGATGAAAGCGCCTCGATGAGCCGCCCGGTCAAGGAGCTGAAGAACTTCCAGAAGCTGATGCTCAAGGCCGGCGAGTCGCGAACCTTGACCTTCGACATCAATGAGGAAGACCTGAAGTTCTACAATGGCCAGCTGCAGCGGGTGGCCGAGCCGGGGCAATTCAATGTCCAGGTCGGCCTCGATTCACAAGCGGTGCAGCAGCAGAGCTTCGAGCTGCGTTAAGCAGGTACGGCTCCTTTGCGGGACAAGCCCGCTCCTACAAGGCTTCACATCTTCCTGTAGGAGCGGGCTTGCCCCGCGATGAGGCCGGCACAGACAACCAAGATCCCGGATCCGCCCCATGCCCTCATCCTTCCGCGCCCTGCGCCTGGGTCTGATCATCCTGCTGATCCTGGTCGGCACCTCCCTCAGCGCCGGCTGGGCCATGCACCAGGCCAAACGCCAGGCGCTGGAAACCGACGCCCGCCGAGCCAGCCAGCAACTGGGCTTGTACGCCAACGCCCTGCACACCCTGATCGAACGCTACCGCGCCCTGCCTGCCGTGCTGGCACTGGACCCGGAGCTGGTCGACGCCTTGCGCGGCCCGGTCACCGAGCAGGTGCAGGACGCTCTGAACCGCAAGCTCGAACGCATCAACGGCGCCGCCAACTCCTCGACCCTGGAGCTGCTCGACCGCACAGGCCTGGCCATCGCGGCCAGCAACTGGCGCCTGCCGACCACCTACGTCGGCTCGAACTATGGCTTCCGCCCCTATTTCAAACAGACCCGCAGCCAAGGCAGCGGCCGCTTCTACGCGGTCGGCGTGACCAGCGGCGTGCCGGGTTACTTCCTGTCCAGCGCGGTGAACGACGAGCATGGCCGCTTCCTCGGCGCCATGGTGGTCAAGCTGGAGTTCCCCGAGCTCGAACGCGAATGGCGCCAGGGTAGCGACATCCTGCTGGTCAGCGATGCCCGCGGCATCACCTTCATCGCCAACCAGGAAGGTTGGCGCTATCGCGAGTTGCAGCCACTGAGCGGCGCCGACCGCGCTGAACTGGCCGAAACCCGCCAGTACGACAAACAACCCCTGGTGCCCCTGCAGCACCAAGCCTTGACCCGTTTCACCGAAAACAGCCACCTGGCCCGAGTACAGGGCCCGGATGGCAATGCCGAGTACCTGTGGGAAAGCTTGCCCCTGGAGGCCGAAGGCTGGACCCTGCACCTGCTGCGCAAACCCCAGGTGGCCGAGGACGGTCGCAACGCCGCCCTGGCCGCCGCCGCGATCTGGCTGAGCCTGGTGTTCGCCGCGCTGTTCGTCAGCCAGCGCCTGCGCCTGGCCCGCCTGCGCCAGCGCAGCCGCGAAGTGCTCAAACGCCAAGTGGAAGAGCGCACCCGCGAACTGCGCACCGCCCAGGAAGGCCTGGTGCAATCGGCCAAGCTGGCGGCGCTGGGGCAGATGTCGGCCGCCCTCGCCCACGAGATCAACCAGCCGCTGACCACCCAGCGCATGCAGCTGGAAACCCTGCGCCTGCTGCTCGACCAGGGCCGCCACGAACAAGCCCGCCTGGCCCTGGAGCCGCTGGAACAGATGCTGACGCGCATGGCCGCGCTCACCGGGCACCTGAAGACCTTCGCCCGCAACAGCCCCGGCGGCCTGCGCGAACGCCTCGACCTGGCCACCGTGGTCGATCAAGCCCTGCACCTGCTGGAGGCGCGCATTCGCGCCGAGGACGTCGAGGTGGCCCTGTACCTGGCGCGCCCGGCCTGGGTGCGCGGCGACGCGATCCGCCTGGAGCAGGTGCTGATCAACCTGTTGCGCAATGCCCTCGACGCCATGGCCGACAAGCGCTACAAACGCCTGGAGATCCGCATCGAGGCCGACGCGAGTCTTTGGCGCCTGAGCGTGCTCGATTCCGGCGGTGGCATCGCGGATGCCGACCTGGCCAAGGTGTTCGATCCGTTCTTCACCACCAAGCCGGTGGGCGAAGGCCTGGGCCTGGGCCTGGCAATCTCCTATGGCATTGTCATCGATGCCGGTGGCAGCCTGCAGGTCGAGAACCTGCCGGGCGGCGCACGCTTCAGCCTCACCCTGCCCCGCGACCTGGAGCCTGTATGTTGAATTCCGTGATCGTCGTCGACGACGAAGCCAGCATCCGCACCGCCGTGGAGCAGTGGCTGAGCCTGTCGGGTTTCAATGTGCAACTGTTCGCCCGTGGCGAGGACTGCCTGGCACAGCTGCCCAAGCACTTCCCCGGGGTGATCCTCAGCGATGTGCGCATGCCTGGGCTGTCCGGCCTGCAACTGCTCGAGCGGTTGCAGGCCGAGGATCCCGACCTGCCGGTGATCCTGCTGACCGGCCACGGCGATGTGCCCATGGCGGTGGACGCCATGCGCAACGGTGCCTACGACTTCCTGGAAAAACCTTTCACCCCCCAGCACCTGATGGGCAGCCTGCACCGCGCCCTGGAAAAGCGCCAGCTGGTGCTGGAGAACCGCCGCCTGCACGAACAGGCCGACCTGCGAGGCAAACTGGAGATGACCCTGCTGGGCATGTCCCAGGGCTTGCAGCAATTGCGTCGCCAGGTGCTGGACCTGGCGAGCCTGCCGGTCAACGTGCTGATCCGTGGCGAAACCGGTAGCGGCAAGGAGCGCGTGGCCCGCTGCCTGCACGACTTCGGCCCGCGCGCCGACAAGCCGTTCGTCGCGCTCAATTGCGCGGCCATTCCCGAAGCCCTGTTCGAGGCCGAGCTGTTCGGCCATGAAAGTGGCGCCTTCACCGGCGCCCAGGGCAAGCGCATCGGCAAGCTGGAGTACGCCAACGGCGGCACGGTGTTCCTCGACGAGATCGAAAGCATGCCACTGGCTCAGCAAGCCAAGCTGCTCAGGGTGATCCAGGAGCAGAAGCTCGAGCGGCTTGGCGCCAACCAGAGCATCGCCGTCGACCTGCGCATCATTGCCGCGACCAAGCCCGACCTGCTTGAAGAGGCCCGCGCCGGACGCTTTCGCGAAGACCTGGCCTATCGGCTGAATGTCGCCGAACTGCGCCTGGCGCCCTTGCGTGAACGACGCGAGGATATTCCCCTGCTGTTCGAGCATTTCGCCCGTGCCACCGCTGAGCGCCTGGGGCGTAGCGCACCACCGCTGGGCGGTGCGCAGCTTGCGCGGCTGCTGACCCATGATTGGCCGGGCAACGTGCGCGAGCTGGCCAATGCCGCCGAGCGCCATGCGTTGGGGTTGGGCTCGCCGAATCTGGAAGAAAGCCCCGCTGGCCAGTCACTGGCCGACCAGATGGAAGCGTTCGAGGCGCAATGCCTGCGGGCTTCGTTGCGCCTGCACAAGGGTGAGATCAAGGGTGTGATGGAGGCATTGCAGCTACCGCGGCGGACGCTGAACGAGAAAATGCAACGGCACGGGTTGGTGCGAGAGGATTTTGTCGAGCGCGAGTGAGCGGAAATCCGCCTATCGCTGACCGCCAACGAGCAAGAATCCGCCTATTCCTACAGACACGACCCTTATCGTCATGAAGTTTTTCGCCGGCAAGGCCGGCTCCTACAGGGATCGCATCAGGCCAGGTGATACGCGCCCTCTGTAGGAGCCAGCCTTGCTGGCGAACAGCCCCCGCACCGCAAATGGGCATCTGCGCCCCTCTTTGGCACACCTCCTGCAAAACCCTTCTCAAGCTGCGCCTCGAGCGCGCTCCACAAAAACAACGAGAAGGTATCCCTGATGGATAACGCCAGCACTCTGCCCACCGGGGCGGCCGTTGCGCCCGCCGTGGAAAAATCCACCGCCAGCCGCCTCAAATCGATCTTCAGTGGTTCCATCGGCAACATGGTCGAATGGTACGACTGGTACGTCTACGCCGCATTCTCGCT
This genomic stretch from Pseudomonas entomophila L48 harbors:
- a CDS encoding class I SAM-dependent methyltransferase, translated to MSSPSSAPNTPDARAQFLDLLADALADGSLSKLVLARHVGADQTLQRIIAKPVQIKGEMNLQLVYRHQTRDITRNLPLEPAQALVADLLPESFRNAHLFTATGEVQLEFSKKGKPMLRRHLAQQASREATTGGHDREKKRYLELSRPFLRDLGVTDAQGALIPSMSRKWKQINKFIEVFDHALSGAPVTAQQPLRVADFGSGKGYLTFAMHDYLRNTLGREAQVTGVELRQDMVELCNAAAARLEHPGLVFECGDVRSVVPEAIEVMIALHACDIATDYAIHTGIRCNAAIIMCSPCCHKQIRPQLHSPGMLQPMLQYGLHLGQQAEMLTDSLRALYLEACGYETKVFEFISLEHTNKNKMILAVKRRQPQDNTALLEKIGQLKAFYGVREHCLETLLQADGLIVG
- a CDS encoding sigma-54-dependent transcriptional regulator, translated to MLNSVIVVDDEASIRTAVEQWLSLSGFNVQLFARGEDCLAQLPKHFPGVILSDVRMPGLSGLQLLERLQAEDPDLPVILLTGHGDVPMAVDAMRNGAYDFLEKPFTPQHLMGSLHRALEKRQLVLENRRLHEQADLRGKLEMTLLGMSQGLQQLRRQVLDLASLPVNVLIRGETGSGKERVARCLHDFGPRADKPFVALNCAAIPEALFEAELFGHESGAFTGAQGKRIGKLEYANGGTVFLDEIESMPLAQQAKLLRVIQEQKLERLGANQSIAVDLRIIAATKPDLLEEARAGRFREDLAYRLNVAELRLAPLRERREDIPLLFEHFARATAERLGRSAPPLGGAQLARLLTHDWPGNVRELANAAERHALGLGSPNLEESPAGQSLADQMEAFEAQCLRASLRLHKGEIKGVMEALQLPRRTLNEKMQRHGLVREDFVERE
- a CDS encoding TonB-dependent receptor produces the protein MLSALRPLHCLPARPTLLALCLAMSLAAEAAPVAFDLPAQPLAHSLSQLAQQAKVQLLFDEALLGKAQAPALKGDFEAEAAISRLLVGSRFSVVRMGSTYVVRLREDDPSADNSIQLGALSIVGDGQQVDPGNVGRSTLDQEQIDRYQPSNIPSVLATLPGVNMGGSAKPGGQTINIWGLGDAEDVPMTVDGAPKSGFERYQQGTIFIEPELIKHIEVEKGPHSVKTGNGGFGGSVNMETKDAGDLLQEGRNSGAMLKYGYASNDHQQIYSSALFGRTDDGRIDGLVYYTKRDGGNLKMADSLPDPTNQWPVNPQRVPYSALDLDGALLKTNIHFTDEHSLGLSWSRSESERWTTFASTAFPAPPNAADIKKYGYDGALKRFLANRTTIDTTWSATYKYQPIENPWVDLQVKYSESDTQQTDERDATAFFQPATGGRKMDTEYKDRMLDVKNTSTFLTGPLEHALTAGVQVRRHDRDTQMWMPGKTYEVPKYNYGNFQPYFMPSGQVDSQGYYLQDAITLGDLTITPSLRYDHVTNEGKPNDAPYYNNPAAGHDYSDKTYSGWSPRLSLFWKMTEQTALFADYSKTWRAPVLDEQYEVQGVGSRTSTSRDLDPERITGIRVGSISNFSNVFTQGDSAQVRTMLFRNKITDEIFKATGVGCQQQLVTGGTIANTCGNGLMGNYRNIGDVVYKGFEVETFYDSTYLFGAVSYSWMEGRHEGAYTNPWGPDVWAKDVPAPKWITTLGVKIPAWDARVGWTAQFVGATNHLPSDKYFEGPASALGDRYYDNFGNEKYEIHGLFANWKPQQAYLKGTEVNLTVDNLFNKAIRPELSGENAYTVGRNAKISVTRFF
- a CDS encoding helix-turn-helix transcriptional regulator translates to MEYEFTLKYQLVDGEDVDALVEQLGEAGCDDAVVGTGLPGRMALFFTRQAGCAQDALHSALADVRRVAPQARLIEAAPDLVGLTDVAQLVGVSRQNMRKLMLTHPYSFPAPVHEGTASIWHLADILCWMQARGTCTVAQDIVDLALAAMRVNVVAAHDRVCGEGEC
- a CDS encoding TPM domain-containing protein, producing the protein MTEYEQRQIAEAIARAERRTDAELVTVLARRADDFPYLPLLWAALLALLVPGVLHLWLGGIGVNGLLLAQMLTFISLCLLLRHPRLSAWVVPAVLRRRRASGLARQQFLELNLQRTAGATGVLIFVSEAERHVEILVDEGIARHLPEQAREVIVARFTEQVRQGRTLQGFVECIEACGELLSEHVPPTHARNELPNRLVILD
- a CDS encoding ATP-binding protein, which gives rise to MPSSFRALRLGLIILLILVGTSLSAGWAMHQAKRQALETDARRASQQLGLYANALHTLIERYRALPAVLALDPELVDALRGPVTEQVQDALNRKLERINGAANSSTLELLDRTGLAIAASNWRLPTTYVGSNYGFRPYFKQTRSQGSGRFYAVGVTSGVPGYFLSSAVNDEHGRFLGAMVVKLEFPELEREWRQGSDILLVSDARGITFIANQEGWRYRELQPLSGADRAELAETRQYDKQPLVPLQHQALTRFTENSHLARVQGPDGNAEYLWESLPLEAEGWTLHLLRKPQVAEDGRNAALAAAAIWLSLVFAALFVSQRLRLARLRQRSREVLKRQVEERTRELRTAQEGLVQSAKLAALGQMSAALAHEINQPLTTQRMQLETLRLLLDQGRHEQARLALEPLEQMLTRMAALTGHLKTFARNSPGGLRERLDLATVVDQALHLLEARIRAEDVEVALYLARPAWVRGDAIRLEQVLINLLRNALDAMADKRYKRLEIRIEADASLWRLSVLDSGGGIADADLAKVFDPFFTTKPVGEGLGLGLAISYGIVIDAGGSLQVENLPGGARFSLTLPRDLEPVC
- the bglX gene encoding beta-glucosidase BglX, giving the protein MMKLSLLGLAMGLASQAALAATPAPPLQDKQAFIDHLIGQMTEAEKIGQLRLISIGPEMPREKIREEIAAGRIGGTFNSRTAPENRPMQDAAMRSRLKIPMFFAYDTIHGERTIFPIGLGLASSWDMDAIAKVGRTSAIEAAADSLDMTFAPMVDIARDPRWGRTSEGFGEDTYLTSKIGQVMVKSFQGSSPANPDSIMAIVKHFALYGAVEGGRDYNTVDMSLTKMYNDYLPPYRAALDAGAGGVMVALNSINGVPATSNTWLMNDLLRKEWGFKGVTISDHGAIQELIRHGVARDGREAAKLAIKAGIDMSMNDTLYGEELPGLLKSGEVSQAELDQAVREVLGAKYDMGLFKDPYVRIPKAETDLKDYYADDRLHRATARDVARRGLVLLENREQTLPLKKAGTIALVGPLADAPIDMMGSWAADGKPQHSVTVREGLRRAVEGKAKLVYAKGSNVTGDKAMFDYLNFLNFDAPEIVNDPRPAAVLIDEAVKAAQQSDVVVAVVGESRGMSHESSSRTTLEIPAVQRDLIKALKATGKPLVLVLMNGRPLSIAWEREQADALLETWFSGTEGGNAIADVLFGDYNPSGRLAITFPRSVGQIPMYYNHMRIGRPFTPGKPGNYTSQYFEEPNGPLYPFGYGLSYTSFDLSGLALSQKELKRGGNLQAKVTVKNTGKRDGETVVQLYIQDESASMSRPVKELKNFQKLMLKAGESRTLTFDINEEDLKFYNGQLQRVAEPGQFNVQVGLDSQAVQQQSFELR